A genomic stretch from Kribbella amoyensis includes:
- a CDS encoding ABC transporter ATP-binding protein, with product MELALEHVDLDLDGRKILRDLSLQVGSGEVVGLVGPNGSGKSTALRSIYRALRPKTGVVRVGRTDVASLSLRRSAQLVAAVTQEAGIELDFTVEEVVALGRAPYLKGTEPLTAREVELCTAAMRRLDVERLARRSIMTLSGGERQRVLIARALVQEPEVLVLDEPTNHLDIRHQLELLSLLRGLGPTVLVVLHDLNLAAAACDRLAVLSGGALVASGTPESVLTEELMASVFGVRASVVRHPLTGDPQLLYSVTAQPVKDAH from the coding sequence CACGTGGATCTCGACCTCGACGGCCGCAAGATCCTGCGAGACCTGTCCCTGCAGGTCGGCAGCGGTGAGGTCGTCGGGCTGGTAGGACCCAACGGAAGCGGCAAGTCCACTGCACTGCGCAGCATCTACCGCGCTTTGCGGCCGAAGACGGGAGTGGTCCGGGTCGGCAGGACGGACGTCGCCTCCCTGTCGTTGCGGCGCAGTGCGCAGCTTGTTGCCGCGGTCACCCAGGAAGCCGGCATCGAGCTGGACTTCACGGTCGAGGAGGTCGTCGCGCTCGGCCGGGCCCCGTACCTCAAGGGCACCGAGCCGCTGACCGCGCGGGAGGTCGAGCTCTGCACGGCGGCGATGCGGCGTCTCGATGTCGAGCGGCTGGCACGTCGCAGCATCATGACGCTGTCCGGCGGCGAGCGGCAGCGGGTACTGATCGCCCGGGCGCTCGTCCAGGAGCCGGAGGTCCTGGTCCTCGACGAGCCGACCAACCACCTCGACATCCGTCATCAGCTCGAACTCCTGTCGCTGTTGCGAGGCCTGGGACCGACCGTCCTGGTCGTTCTGCACGATCTCAATCTGGCCGCGGCCGCCTGCGATCGGCTCGCTGTGTTGTCCGGCGGTGCGCTGGTCGCCAGCGGCACGCCGGAGTCGGTACTCACCGAGGAGCTGATGGCCTCCGTGTTCGGCGTGCGCGCCAGCGTCGTCCGTCATCCCCTGACCGGGGATCCCCAACTTCTGTACTCCGTGACCGCTCAACCTGTGAAGGACGCCCACTGA
- a CDS encoding ABC transporter substrate-binding protein yields the protein MFAHERPVRTTLAAAVVAALLAGCGASVQDDPQASDRVQVMRCGESVEYRKPERAVAYEGGSADKLFSLGLVDQVAGYVMPPANPPVSESPWAADYAKVKMLSDDLLNKEVVVEARADLVVAGWRSGFSEQRGITPEILDGLSIQSFMHSESCYNYPGFPQKLPPFEALYSDLERLGQIFGVSGKATEVVGGLKQRVGKVVEQAPKENPVSVFLYDSGTDQPFTAGNQVPPNDIIKLAGGRNIFAGLEQRWTQVGWEAVAKAAPEVIIILDYGDQPAAKKIEFLKTSARTKNLPAVKNNKFFVLDYNEGISGPRNIDGLEKFATYVRGLQR from the coding sequence ATGTTCGCGCATGAACGACCCGTACGAACCACGCTCGCCGCCGCTGTCGTGGCCGCCTTGCTGGCCGGCTGCGGCGCCTCGGTCCAGGACGACCCGCAAGCCTCCGATCGCGTGCAGGTGATGCGATGCGGGGAATCGGTCGAGTACCGCAAACCCGAACGTGCGGTCGCGTACGAGGGTGGCAGCGCGGACAAGTTGTTCTCGCTCGGCCTGGTCGATCAGGTCGCCGGGTACGTGATGCCGCCGGCCAATCCGCCGGTGAGTGAGTCGCCCTGGGCCGCCGACTACGCGAAGGTGAAGATGCTGAGCGACGACCTGCTCAACAAGGAGGTCGTCGTCGAGGCCCGGGCCGACCTCGTGGTCGCGGGATGGCGGTCCGGATTCAGCGAGCAGCGCGGAATCACGCCGGAGATCCTCGACGGGCTCAGCATCCAGAGCTTCATGCATTCCGAGAGCTGCTACAACTACCCGGGCTTCCCGCAGAAGCTGCCCCCGTTCGAGGCGCTGTACTCCGACCTCGAACGCCTGGGCCAGATCTTCGGTGTCTCCGGCAAGGCCACCGAGGTCGTCGGTGGGTTGAAGCAGCGGGTCGGGAAGGTGGTCGAGCAGGCGCCGAAGGAGAACCCGGTGTCGGTGTTCCTCTACGACTCGGGCACCGACCAGCCGTTCACCGCGGGCAACCAGGTACCGCCGAACGACATCATCAAGCTCGCCGGCGGACGCAACATCTTCGCCGGTCTCGAGCAGCGCTGGACCCAGGTCGGCTGGGAGGCGGTCGCGAAGGCGGCGCCGGAAGTGATCATCATCCTCGACTACGGCGACCAGCCGGCCGCGAAGAAGATCGAGTTCCTGAAGACCTCCGCCCGCACGAAGAACCTGCCCGCCGTGAAGAACAACAAGTTCTTCGTCCTCGACTACAACGAGGGCATCAGCGGACCCCGCAACATCGACGGCCTGGAGAAGTTCGCCACCTATGTCCGCGGCCTCCAACGGTGA
- the rpsR gene encoding 30S ribosomal protein S18: MARRGVGPAGRTEVRQNPLVRDGVTVIDYKDTALLRKFISDRGKIRSRRVTGLTVQQQKQVSRAIKNAREMALLPYHSSQR; the protein is encoded by the coding sequence ATGGCCCGACGAGGAGTGGGTCCGGCCGGCAGGACGGAGGTGAGGCAGAACCCTCTCGTCCGCGACGGCGTGACCGTGATCGACTACAAGGACACGGCGCTGCTGCGGAAGTTCATCTCCGACCGTGGCAAGATCCGATCGCGGCGCGTCACCGGCCTGACCGTGCAACAGCAGAAGCAGGTCTCCCGAGCGATCAAGAACGCCCGAGAGATGGCGCTCCTGCCGTACCACTCATCCCAGCGCTGA
- a CDS encoding right-handed parallel beta-helix repeat-containing protein, whose translation MLASDQGAILTGSVRLTRWTATGGDWVTKGVLPAAYARTGQCEDNVANICYLREQLFLNGKHLQRVASRDKVASGTFFGDYANNLVYVGDNPAGKSVEMSKTETAIESDASTVTVRGLTVEHFASAPQGGAVVLGPSWTVSANEIRWNHAIGAMLVNADRAVLEKNLIHHNGQLGAGQYSSVNATITSNEISSNNTDGFWIADWESGGIKTTWSTGGSVSRNLIKANKGVGLWSDAYDDGRTFANNEIVDNAADGVRYEIGRNGVVESNVVRGNGFGTGRGSGTSLWDGGGINVNTSANVRVRYNTVADNVNGISIQSRTRGDGPWGRNLLRDVIVTGNQVTMDRGTTSTGLVQNSGAAIPPGEVTLRGNTYLLDSLTANRFQKAGRWYTATQWRQAGYDTDSKFTTR comes from the coding sequence GTGCTCGCCAGCGACCAGGGCGCGATTCTCACCGGATCAGTCCGACTCACCCGGTGGACCGCAACCGGTGGCGACTGGGTGACGAAGGGCGTGCTGCCCGCGGCGTACGCGCGGACGGGGCAGTGCGAGGACAACGTCGCGAACATCTGCTACCTCCGCGAGCAGCTCTTCCTCAACGGCAAGCACCTGCAGCGCGTCGCCAGTCGAGACAAGGTTGCCTCTGGCACCTTCTTCGGCGACTACGCGAACAATCTCGTCTACGTCGGCGACAACCCGGCCGGGAAGTCGGTCGAGATGTCGAAGACCGAGACCGCGATCGAGTCCGACGCATCCACCGTGACGGTGCGCGGCCTGACCGTCGAGCACTTCGCCTCCGCACCGCAGGGCGGCGCGGTGGTCCTCGGTCCCAGCTGGACGGTGTCCGCGAACGAGATCCGCTGGAACCACGCGATCGGCGCCATGCTCGTCAACGCCGACCGGGCCGTCCTGGAGAAGAACTTGATCCACCACAACGGCCAACTCGGCGCCGGTCAGTACAGCAGCGTGAACGCGACCATCACCAGCAACGAGATCAGCAGCAACAACACCGACGGATTCTGGATCGCCGACTGGGAGTCCGGCGGCATCAAGACCACCTGGTCCACCGGCGGTTCGGTCTCGCGGAACCTGATCAAGGCCAACAAGGGCGTCGGCCTGTGGAGCGACGCCTACGACGACGGCCGGACCTTCGCGAACAACGAGATTGTCGACAATGCAGCCGACGGCGTTCGGTACGAGATCGGCCGGAACGGGGTGGTCGAGTCCAACGTGGTCAGGGGCAACGGCTTCGGTACCGGTCGTGGTTCCGGGACGTCCTTGTGGGACGGCGGCGGGATCAACGTCAACACGTCGGCGAACGTTCGGGTCCGCTACAACACGGTCGCCGACAACGTGAACGGGATCTCGATCCAGTCCCGCACTCGGGGCGACGGACCCTGGGGACGCAACCTCCTCCGCGACGTGATCGTCACCGGCAACCAGGTCACGATGGACCGCGGCACCACGTCCACCGGACTCGTGCAGAACTCCGGCGCCGCCATCCCACCCGGCGAGGTCACCCTGAGAGGCAACACGTATCTCCTGGACAGCCTCACCGCCAACCGCTTCCAGAAAGCCGGCCGCTGGTACACCGCCACCCAGTGGCGCCAAGCCGGCTACGACACCGACAGCAAGTTCACCACCCGCTGA
- a CDS encoding right-handed parallel beta-helix repeat-containing protein, with protein MAAPIAVVVAVAAVAYPVLADHRNAADAGRSRSTEDTAASGSGVLPSKQPSSPSTQPPGTVSTKPPTVTPPGKTAAPKASPTAPKATKTTGTGPGTGTGTTKPVVGDGSAGPSKAGPCSGVSIKPSQNAQSVVNAHPAGTTFCFTAGLHRITETIRPKSGQTLASASRAVLTGSIPLTGWSKSGAAWVLRGALPSAYGKAGQCEDDAANICSLREQLYLDGAHLTRVASLGAVKAGTFYADYAADAIYLGSNPVGRAVEMAKTATAIESNQPGVTVRGLTIEHFASAAQAGALVSGPGWKVKANEVRWNKSVGLMLVNADNARIERNLVHHNGQLGLGQYSSANATVSANVISANNTDGFWIADWESGGMKSTRSSGTVSGNLIRDNLGVGMWADVADDGRVISNNRIVDNAADGIRFEISRNGVIENNTITGNGFGTGRGSGTSLWDGGGINVNTSSNVQVRNNTVSGNVNGITIQSRTRGDGPWGLYVLRNVRVTNNLIKMTGGTQATGMVQNSGSPVPAGQLTFTGNRYILDGLATARFARFGTKLTPTGWQKAGLDTGATFTAN; from the coding sequence TTGGCAGCCCCCATCGCCGTCGTGGTCGCTGTCGCCGCAGTCGCCTACCCCGTCCTCGCCGACCATCGGAACGCCGCCGACGCCGGCAGGTCCCGCAGTACCGAGGACACGGCCGCGAGCGGATCGGGCGTCCTCCCTTCGAAGCAGCCCAGCTCCCCCTCGACTCAGCCGCCGGGCACCGTGTCGACCAAGCCGCCAACGGTCACGCCTCCGGGCAAGACGGCTGCGCCTAAGGCGAGTCCGACCGCTCCGAAGGCGACCAAGACGACCGGTACTGGCCCTGGTACTGGCACCGGTACGACGAAGCCGGTCGTCGGCGACGGAAGCGCGGGACCCTCCAAGGCCGGACCGTGCAGCGGCGTCTCGATCAAGCCGAGCCAGAACGCGCAGTCCGTGGTCAACGCCCACCCCGCCGGTACGACGTTCTGTTTCACCGCCGGCCTGCACCGCATCACCGAGACGATCCGGCCGAAGTCGGGTCAGACGCTCGCGAGCGCGTCGCGGGCCGTCCTCACCGGTTCGATCCCGCTGACCGGCTGGAGCAAGTCGGGCGCGGCCTGGGTACTCCGCGGCGCGCTGCCCTCGGCGTACGGCAAGGCGGGGCAGTGCGAGGACGACGCCGCGAACATCTGCAGTCTCCGCGAGCAGCTGTACCTCGACGGCGCCCACCTCACCCGGGTCGCCTCCCTCGGCGCCGTCAAGGCCGGCACGTTCTACGCCGATTACGCCGCGGACGCGATCTACCTCGGCAGCAACCCGGTCGGCCGCGCGGTCGAGATGGCGAAGACGGCGACCGCGATCGAGTCGAACCAGCCGGGCGTCACGGTCCGCGGCCTCACCATCGAGCACTTCGCCAGCGCCGCCCAGGCCGGTGCGCTCGTCTCCGGTCCGGGCTGGAAGGTGAAGGCGAACGAGGTCCGCTGGAACAAGTCGGTCGGCCTGATGCTGGTGAACGCCGACAACGCCCGGATCGAGCGGAATCTGGTCCACCACAACGGTCAGCTCGGCCTCGGCCAGTACAGCTCGGCGAACGCGACCGTGTCGGCGAACGTGATCAGCGCCAACAACACCGACGGCTTCTGGATCGCCGACTGGGAGTCCGGCGGGATGAAGTCGACCCGCTCGTCCGGCACCGTCAGCGGCAACCTGATCCGCGACAACCTCGGCGTCGGGATGTGGGCCGACGTCGCCGACGACGGCCGGGTGATCAGCAACAACCGGATTGTCGACAATGCGGCGGACGGGATCCGATTCGAGATCAGCCGCAACGGTGTCATCGAGAACAACACGATCACCGGCAACGGCTTCGGCACCGGCCGTGGCTCCGGGACCTCGCTGTGGGACGGCGGCGGCATCAACGTCAACACCTCGTCCAACGTCCAGGTCCGCAACAACACCGTCAGCGGCAACGTCAACGGCATCACGATCCAGTCCCGCACCCGCGGCGACGGCCCCTGGGGCCTGTACGTCCTCCGCAACGTCCGCGTCACCAACAACCTGATCAAGATGACCGGCGGCACCCAAGCCACCGGCATGGTGCAGAACTCGGGCTCCCCCGTCCCAGCCGGCCAACTCACCTTCACCGGCAACCGCTACATCCTCGACGGCCTCGCCACCGCCCGCTTCGCCCGCTTCGGCACAAAACTCACCCCCACCGGCTGGCAAAAGGCCGGCCTGGACACAGGCGCCACCTTCACCGCCAATTGA
- a CDS encoding glycosyltransferase → MLHNRYRSGQPSGENTVVDQTADFLRESGHEVTLYAWNSDDIAQYGRKDRALLPLRSIWSPVTERDLTFRLQESRPDVVHVHNTFPLMSPSVLRAARRLELPVVVTFHNFRLLCANGVLQRNGGPCEACIGRIPWRGAVHGCYRDSKVQSLPLVAGITVHNALHTWPRYVTTFVAPSEFVRSRYVAAGYAADQIVVKPHAVPFSGVVREGAGGPVVFLGRLTEDKGFADLLETWDASLGELVVIGDGPLRAEADALAARDSSVRVLGALPWDECMAVLRTARLVVVPARSYESFGLVVVEAFAHGVPVVASRIGALAELVDDGETGALTEPGDREGLRKALRVIGDPETSIACGQRARQVYLDRFTPERDLAATERIYTDAIARAAAGDPRGRA, encoded by the coding sequence ATGCTGCACAACCGTTATCGATCGGGTCAACCCAGCGGCGAGAACACGGTCGTCGATCAAACGGCTGATTTTCTGCGCGAATCAGGGCACGAAGTCACGTTGTACGCGTGGAACAGCGACGACATCGCGCAGTACGGCCGGAAAGATCGCGCTCTGCTACCTCTCCGCTCCATCTGGTCACCGGTGACGGAACGCGATTTAACCTTCCGATTGCAAGAATCGCGTCCCGACGTCGTCCACGTGCACAACACGTTCCCGCTGATGAGCCCATCGGTCCTGCGGGCCGCGCGCCGGCTGGAGCTCCCGGTCGTGGTCACGTTCCACAATTTCCGGTTGTTGTGCGCGAACGGCGTCCTGCAACGCAACGGCGGTCCTTGTGAGGCGTGCATCGGCCGCATTCCGTGGCGTGGTGCCGTGCACGGGTGCTATCGCGATTCCAAGGTGCAGAGCCTGCCGTTGGTCGCCGGAATCACCGTGCACAACGCCTTGCACACCTGGCCTCGCTATGTCACGACTTTCGTGGCCCCGTCGGAATTCGTCCGGTCCCGTTATGTCGCCGCCGGGTACGCCGCGGACCAGATCGTGGTGAAGCCCCACGCGGTGCCGTTCTCGGGTGTGGTCCGGGAGGGTGCGGGTGGTCCGGTCGTGTTCCTCGGCCGACTGACCGAGGACAAGGGGTTCGCCGACCTGCTCGAGACCTGGGACGCGTCGCTCGGCGAGCTGGTCGTGATCGGTGACGGGCCGCTGCGCGCCGAGGCGGACGCGCTGGCTGCCCGCGATTCCTCGGTGCGAGTCCTCGGCGCATTGCCGTGGGACGAGTGCATGGCCGTCCTGCGGACCGCTCGCCTCGTCGTCGTCCCGGCGCGGTCGTACGAGTCGTTCGGGCTCGTCGTGGTCGAGGCGTTCGCGCATGGGGTACCGGTGGTCGCGTCCAGGATCGGGGCGCTCGCGGAGCTGGTCGACGACGGGGAGACCGGGGCGTTGACCGAGCCCGGTGATCGGGAGGGGTTGCGCAAGGCGTTGCGCGTCATCGGCGACCCCGAGACTTCGATAGCCTGCGGCCAGCGAGCTCGCCAGGTCTATCTCGACCGCTTCACGCCGGAGCGGGACCTGGCGGCGACGGAGAGGATCTACACCGATGCGATCGCCCGGGCAGCCGCCGGCGACCCCCGCGGCCGGGCCTGA
- a CDS encoding adenylyltransferase/cytidyltransferase family protein, which yields MGEHTVRQRVGYLAGVFDLFHVGHLDVLERARGLCDRLVVGVLSDDWAVQAWGTHPFVPLVERAQIVEQLRCVDEVVVVDEIEAAWLADLAAATVFAVEGTDGVLGPDELHGVPTELISTLPAGRESRSQILRAAIDQRQSRSSVA from the coding sequence GTGGGGGAGCACACGGTGCGGCAGCGGGTCGGGTATCTGGCCGGGGTCTTCGACCTGTTCCACGTCGGCCACCTCGACGTGCTCGAACGCGCGCGCGGGTTGTGCGACCGCCTGGTGGTCGGCGTCCTGTCCGACGACTGGGCCGTCCAGGCCTGGGGCACCCACCCGTTCGTACCACTGGTCGAGCGGGCCCAGATCGTCGAACAGCTGCGGTGCGTCGACGAGGTCGTCGTGGTCGACGAGATCGAGGCGGCCTGGCTCGCCGACCTGGCCGCCGCCACAGTCTTCGCCGTCGAGGGGACGGACGGCGTACTCGGCCCGGACGAGCTGCACGGAGTACCCACCGAGCTGATCAGTACCTTGCCGGCCGGACGCGAGTCCCGCAGTCAGATCCTGCGTGCCGCGATCGACCAGCGGCAGTCCCGCAGCTCCGTCGCATGA
- a CDS encoding CDP-alcohol phosphatidyltransferase family protein, translated as MSGRSFGAVVAQLAQAQKPSAGTPAYSRFLNRRLGRYLAAGAFLLGRTPNQVSLASGFCSLVGIGLIALTEPSVPLAIGVTLLLVLGYALDSADGQLARLRGGGSPLGEWLDHMIDCVKICLLHSAVLISFFRFDAFSNDVVLLVPLAYLCVSAVMFFGLILIDQLRRRHGGVTANVRGDSIVKSLLIAPTDYGILCLVFLAFGWPTAFVLLYGLLLAANLLFLLAAIAKWYREMAALRPAAQVPSSPGTAG; from the coding sequence ATGAGCGGCCGTTCCTTCGGCGCGGTCGTCGCGCAACTCGCGCAGGCGCAGAAGCCGTCGGCCGGGACCCCGGCGTACTCGCGGTTCCTCAACCGGCGCCTCGGACGGTACCTGGCCGCGGGCGCGTTCCTGCTCGGCCGGACCCCGAACCAGGTCAGCCTGGCCAGCGGATTCTGCTCGCTGGTGGGGATCGGGCTGATCGCGTTGACCGAGCCGAGCGTGCCGTTGGCGATCGGGGTCACGCTGCTGCTGGTCCTCGGCTACGCACTCGACTCCGCCGACGGGCAGCTGGCCCGGCTCCGCGGTGGCGGGTCGCCGTTGGGCGAGTGGCTGGACCACATGATCGACTGCGTGAAGATCTGCCTGCTGCACAGCGCGGTACTGATCTCGTTCTTCCGGTTCGATGCTTTCAGCAACGATGTGGTGCTGCTGGTCCCGTTGGCGTACCTGTGCGTGTCGGCGGTGATGTTCTTCGGGTTGATCCTGATCGACCAGCTCCGCCGCCGGCACGGTGGGGTGACCGCGAACGTCCGCGGCGACTCGATCGTGAAGTCGTTGCTGATAGCACCGACCGACTACGGCATCCTGTGCCTGGTGTTCCTCGCGTTCGGGTGGCCGACGGCGTTCGTCCTCCTGTACGGGCTGTTGCTGGCGGCGAACCTGCTGTTCCTCCTGGCCGCGATCGCCAAGTGGTACCGGGAGATGGCCGCACTGCGGCCGGCCGCGCAGGTCCCGTCTTCGCCCGGGACGGCCGGCTGA
- a CDS encoding adenylyltransferase/cytidyltransferase family protein, with translation MGVVGYAPGVYDMFHIGHLNILRRAREHCDHLIAGVVEDDVVTRIKGRPPVVPQDERMEVVSAIGIVDEVVSDWSSDKFELWKQLRYDVLFKGDDWKGTEKGLRLEKLLGEVGARVHYFPYTASTSSTDLRRLLEGTL, from the coding sequence ATGGGCGTCGTCGGTTACGCGCCCGGCGTGTACGACATGTTCCACATCGGTCATCTCAACATCCTGCGGCGCGCCCGCGAACACTGCGACCACCTGATCGCCGGGGTGGTCGAGGACGACGTCGTGACCCGGATCAAGGGCCGGCCGCCGGTGGTGCCGCAGGACGAGCGGATGGAGGTCGTCAGCGCGATCGGGATCGTCGACGAGGTGGTCTCGGACTGGTCCAGCGACAAGTTCGAGCTGTGGAAGCAACTGCGGTACGACGTGCTGTTCAAGGGCGACGACTGGAAAGGGACCGAGAAGGGTCTCCGGCTGGAGAAGCTGCTCGGCGAGGTCGGCGCCCGCGTGCACTACTTCCCGTACACGGCCTCCACCTCCAGTACCGATCTGCGCCGGCTGCTGGAGGGCACCCTCTGA
- a CDS encoding glycosyltransferase — protein sequence MAGRPKVLLSAYACRPQGGSEPGAGWAWAKAAARDHDVWLLTRGKFAHEIADELAQRPIPSLTVVPLELPKWLLNLRRRHADVYWYYPLWQRLAGRTAARLHAEQKFDVIHHLTFATDWMPAGVVQPSTAKVIWGPVGGSTAVPLSMAHWLGGRGVAGELVRRVWTGFTRKVVGRRLAQSADLVVAQNKDVAEVFGRYAREITVQPNVAIRRFASASGPYEPYSHGVRTALFVGRLIPWKGVALAISALARPEADGWELRVVGDGPEWGRAERLAESLGVRDRVEFAGALPREQVLAAMLRADALLAPAMREAAGWAVTEALASGCPVVCLDRGGPSVIVGPDEGAVVGWRGDVVGELAKALRSLEGRITPVDRWGPDRLPDILAQWYGCTEVPR from the coding sequence ATGGCGGGCCGGCCGAAGGTCCTGCTCAGCGCGTACGCGTGTCGGCCGCAAGGTGGATCCGAGCCGGGCGCCGGGTGGGCCTGGGCGAAGGCGGCCGCGCGGGACCACGACGTGTGGCTGCTGACCCGGGGCAAGTTCGCGCACGAGATCGCCGACGAGCTGGCGCAGCGCCCGATCCCGTCGCTGACCGTGGTCCCGCTGGAACTGCCGAAGTGGTTGCTCAACCTCCGACGCCGCCACGCCGACGTGTACTGGTACTACCCGCTCTGGCAGCGCCTGGCCGGCCGGACGGCGGCGCGGTTGCACGCGGAGCAGAAGTTCGACGTGATCCACCACCTGACGTTCGCGACGGACTGGATGCCGGCGGGGGTGGTGCAGCCGTCGACGGCGAAGGTGATCTGGGGCCCGGTCGGCGGCTCGACCGCGGTCCCGTTGTCGATGGCGCACTGGCTCGGCGGTCGAGGGGTTGCGGGCGAGCTGGTCCGGCGGGTGTGGACCGGGTTCACGCGCAAGGTGGTCGGGCGCCGGCTGGCCCAGTCCGCCGACCTGGTCGTTGCCCAGAACAAGGATGTGGCCGAGGTCTTCGGCCGGTACGCCCGCGAGATCACGGTCCAGCCCAACGTCGCGATCCGGCGTTTCGCGAGCGCGTCCGGGCCGTACGAGCCGTACTCGCACGGGGTACGGACGGCATTGTTCGTCGGACGGCTGATCCCGTGGAAGGGCGTGGCGCTGGCGATCAGCGCGTTGGCGCGCCCGGAGGCGGACGGGTGGGAGCTGCGGGTGGTCGGTGACGGACCCGAGTGGGGTCGCGCCGAGCGGCTGGCCGAGAGTCTGGGCGTCCGGGATCGCGTGGAGTTCGCGGGCGCGCTGCCGCGGGAGCAAGTGCTGGCGGCGATGCTCCGAGCCGACGCCCTGCTGGCACCGGCGATGCGAGAGGCAGCCGGCTGGGCGGTCACCGAGGCGCTGGCGTCGGGCTGCCCGGTGGTGTGCCTCGATCGCGGCGGCCCCTCGGTCATCGTCGGCCCGGACGAAGGCGCGGTCGTCGGCTGGCGAGGCGACGTGGTCGGCGAACTCGCCAAAGCCCTGCGCTCCCTCGAAGGCCGCATCACCCCGGTCGACCGCTGGGGCCCGGACCGCCTGCCCGACATCCTCGCCC